GTTCGCTATTCAGCCTTATCTTTCGCTGCAGGGGCAGGGGCAGGGGCAGGAATATGCAACGTTGACTGCAATAATCCTTTGGATTTATTGAAGATCTTCATTCCATTCTCACGCCCGCTGCGTATCGCCCTTTGTTCTTCCAGCGGAAGCTTCATCTCGTCCTGACACTGCGTACTGCAACAGCCTTCGTATTTTGCGGCACAGCTCGGACATTGGATAAACAGAAGATGGCACCCTTCATTACGGCAGTTAGTGTGGCTATCACACGACGCTCCGCACTGATGGCAATGCGCGATGACGTCATCAGAGATACGCTCTCCCATCCGTTCATCGAACACGAAATTCTTACCGATAAACTTCAGCGGCAAGCCTTGGGCTTTAGCCTGACGCGTATACTCAATAATACCGCCCTCGACGTGATACACGTTCTTAAAGCCGTGATGCAGCATGTAGGCACTGGCCTTTTCGCAGCGAATACCGCCCGTGCAGTACATGACAATATTTTTATCACGCGCCTCGTCCAGCATTTCAACCGCCATCGGTAGCTGCTCACGAAAGGTATCCGAAGGCACTTCCAGCGCATTCTCGAAATGCCCGACTTCATATTCGTAATGATTACGCATATCGACAAACACGGTATCAGGATCGTCAGCCATCGCATTGACCTGATCGGCTTTCAGGTATTGCCCGACATTCGCTGGGTTGAATGTCTGATCGTCAATCCCATCGGCGACAATCCGTTCGCGTACTTTCATACGCAACACCCAGAACGATTTCCCGTCATCTTCCAAAGCGATGTTTAAGCGAATCTGATCGAGTGCCGGATGTGCACTGAACAATGCGGTTTTAAAAGCATCGAACTGATTATTAGGTACGCTGATTTGGGCATTAATTCCTTCAGTGGCAATATAAATGCGTCCGAAGACCTTATATTGCTCAAGCTGAATATACAGACGATCGCGAAAGGCTTTTGGATCGTCAATCGTAAAATATTTATAGAAAGAAACTGTGGTACGCGGCTCGGTTTCCGCAAGCATACGCGCCTTCAGTTCCTCATTAGAAATTCGGTTATGTAACACTGGCATGGTGTACGTTCCTGTCTTCATTGAGGTTAGCGTGTGACATTCATCATCGAGCGATGGCTCGACATACTGAATCGCCCGGCATCATACCTGATAGCGCTGAGGCTGTCAGGGCATGAAATGAATAGCGCAACGAGAAAGAGTGATCTACCGTAACCCCATGACCTCTGGGATTCATTTTCTCTTTCATGAAGTATCATCATCGAAGGATCTGTCATTATGAGTCAGCTTTTCTCCCCAGTATCGCTGGGTAAACTCGAACTGCCCAACCGAATCATCATTGCCCCCATGTGTCAGTATTCAGCGGAGGATGGCAAGGCGACAGCCTGGCATACCATGCATTTAGGTAACCTGTCACATTCTGGCGCTGGGCTACTCATTATTGAGGCGACCGCAGTCTCACCAGAAGGGCGGATTTCCCCGCACGACCTGGGTTTGTGGGATGATGCGACGGAGCAGGCTCTTGCTGGTGCGGTTCACGCAGTCAAAACCTATTCTACCATGCCTCTGGGCATACAGCTGGGGCACGCGGGTCGCAAAGCATCAACAGGCGTGCCGTGGAGCGGACGAGCATTTCTGCGCCCGGAACAGGGCGGTTGGCAAACTATTGCACCATCGGCTGTTCCTTATAATGCCAGTGATGCGC
The nucleotide sequence above comes from Pectobacterium brasiliense. Encoded proteins:
- a CDS encoding rhodanese-related sulfurtransferase yields the protein MPVLHNRISNEELKARMLAETEPRTTVSFYKYFTIDDPKAFRDRLYIQLEQYKVFGRIYIATEGINAQISVPNNQFDAFKTALFSAHPALDQIRLNIALEDDGKSFWVLRMKVRERIVADGIDDQTFNPANVGQYLKADQVNAMADDPDTVFVDMRNHYEYEVGHFENALEVPSDTFREQLPMAVEMLDEARDKNIVMYCTGGIRCEKASAYMLHHGFKNVYHVEGGIIEYTRQAKAQGLPLKFIGKNFVFDERMGERISDDVIAHCHQCGASCDSHTNCRNEGCHLLFIQCPSCAAKYEGCCSTQCQDEMKLPLEEQRAIRSGRENGMKIFNKSKGLLQSTLHIPAPAPAPAAKDKAE